In Pradoshia eiseniae, the genomic window AGGTTATCCAACCACATAAAGAAAAACCTTCCACAAGATAGCTGGAGGGTTATTTGGTATGCCTAAAAACAGTATAGTATATAAAAAAATGAATTTTACAGAGAGATATTGACATCCTATTAGCTGGTTTAGTCCAATAACAAGTATAGCCACTTCCTTTTGGAGACGGCTATTTTTCATATCTAAAGCATGCATAAATCAGTAGCAATAATCCTTTCAAAAAATCCCTATAAAAAAAGAAAGAGCAAACACTCTTTCTAATGGAAGTAAAGCATCATTTATTCAGTTTATCCAGATTGTCAGATATGTTTTTAAGAATTTGATTCTGTTCCTTTTGTAATTTTAAAAATCGGGTGGTAAACCAAATGATAAAGGCAATTGGAGCTAGGTAAATAAATAAAGAAAAAATCGGCAGAACAGTCATCCAGAGTGAAGTTGTCAACGTGTGATCCCCCATTATTTTTTGATTTTTTTAATTATTATAACATATTATTTATCGTTGATTACATAGTGGATACCCACGAGTAAAAGGGCAGAGAACGAAAGAAGGGTTTTAGTTCTCCATTGTAGAATAGATACTCTAAGATCACCTAGGTGTTAGGAGGTGAATAATATTAAAGAGACGTTTAATCTTAAATATATGTGTATTTAATGCTGGTTATTATTCCTTTATCCATCCTTGGCTATTATTTTGCAGTTAACAATGAATCATTATTTTTCTTATATGAATGGCTGCTTGCTGCATTAGTGATAGCTTTAGTAATATTCTCAATCAAAAATATACTATCGATTAAAAACAACCTGAGATGGGTTGCTGCTTCCATTTTAGCTTTTTTAATTCAATTCTCAGTCCTCGCGTTATTTTTAGGCCCGCTAACACATCATTTAATGTTCTATCTATATTATATTTGTGCCATAGTTTCCATTACTGTGTTTATCATAACCATAAGAAAAAACAAAACCTTAAGGGTTATTCCTTTGATATTTTTTATGTTAACAAGATTATTCACATTTTATATTCTGACCTTAAATGCTTTGTGGGGAACTAATTTGAGTTAGCAACTATAAACAAACTTTAGCCTTTGCTTCAATTTGGAAGAGCTGATCAGCTCTTTTCTGATATTTAGGTAAAGGAGAGGATGAACAATGAAAATATGCTTTAAAGCAGGTTTTCTCTGTTAAGTGAGGAATAGTAACTAATGATTCTAATAATATACTAGAGAAAGAGGGGTAATAAGATGGGAAGAGTTGTAGGATTTGAACTAAGCAGCTAAGAACCTGAAAAAGCAGCGGAATTTTATTCTAAAGTTTTTGGTTGGAAAATAGCCGAACCTCACTGGGATTATTGGGCTGTTATTACAAAGGGTGGGGATGAGAAGCCTAGTATTAACGGAGGGATTGGGAAAGGACCGAATGATTACCCTCATGGAACTCGCATTCAAATTGAAGTAGATTCAATTGACCAAGCTATATCTAATGCCAAAGACAGTGGCGCGAAAATTGTACGAGATAAAATGGAGTTTGATGACTTTTATTTGGCATACTTAATCGACCCAGTTGGCCTTGGTTTCGGTCTCATTCAAAAGAAATAAACAGATTATGAGCGAAGCTGTAATTTAAACAACCTGAGGAGTTAATCTTAGAAAGGTTAATGCCTTTTCTGGTGATGGGCTTATGGAAGTAATAAGGTGAGATTACCAAATTAGGAAGAAAATAATATGTAAGTAGGAGGATTTTCATTGGAGAGCTTTGATTTCAGCTTTAACAATAAGTATGTGAGAATGTGGTTTATTTGGGTGCTTCCTATATTAATACTCTCTGTCATTCTATTTCTTCTTTTACCGGTGAATTATCAATGGATACCTATGTATCTTCCAGTGCCAGTTGTGATTATCTTTTTTTGTTGGTATCAGTTGGATAAATACAAAAATAGAAATTAACAGTTTGAACCGAAGAGAGCAGGAATAGTTTGATTTGGGAGGCAGTTCAATGATATTCGAAGTAACCTATCAAGTTCGAGTTACAGATATAAGTATTGGTCAAAGGTGGTATGAAATCTTTTTGAATAAAACGCCTGATTTTATTCCACATGAGGGGTTTGCAGAGTGGGAACTCATACCTGGGTGTTGGTTACAAGTCGCTGAAGGAACGCCTTCGGGAGGCAGTGGACCTCTTCGAATAGGGGTAAAAGACATAATGTACGAAAAAGAGAGGCTATGCCGAGAATTAAAGGTTGATCATTTTGAGATATTCTCAAGACCAGGAGTCCCGGTAAGGTGGGGCAGTTTTACAGACCCTTGGGGGAACGGTATTGGTCTATTCGAATACATAAACAAGTCAAAGGAAAGAGAGCGTATTACGACTATCTTAGGTAATAGAGAATATTTTTGATAAATTGCTGAAGCGTGGAAGAGTTGTTAGTTTAACCTTCTTATAAAGATGGGCTTAATTCCATTACTTCAAAGCTATAAAGAACTTTAAGGATAAGTGTTTTGCAGATAGCTGTGAATATAGAGATGGAGTGTAGAGATGAGATGGACATGTTAATGATAAATAAAAATGTAAAGGGCAAACGTTATAAGCAATTAATAGACTTACTCTTAAGGAATTGTGATTGCTTTGCTTTTGTAGCAGATAGACAATTGATGGAATTTGAAAAAGAGTATCATGCCTATATGGAGAATGTGATAACCGACATGGAAGAACATTTAATCGAGAGGCGAATACAGAAAGAATGGGAAACGACAAGGCTTTCTGAAGATACAGCATACGTTTATTATTTCAAAATGAATAATGCAACAAGACAATTTTTGAAAGATCAATGTCATTCGCTTTTTGATTGGATTAGTCCGGAACGGCCAGAAGACTTAATGTTTTACCATAAGGATAAATGTATATTAGCTGTTTGCTCTCACGAAAAATACTATTTGGTGGAAGAGAGCGTCTGGGATAGTTTCAGGCTCTTTTCGTAAGGATTGTTGCTAATTCCATAAGAAAAAGACAGCATTTTTGCTGTCTCATTGTTTAATGAAGCCCCCGTAAGTTTAAAAGACCGTCAATTTGACAGCCATCTTCTGCTAATGGTCTAGCTGTAAAAGTGAATTACAAGCAAAATGATAGGGCAAATTATCATCGAACTTATTAATGACGAGATATATTGTTTAGATTTCTTTAGATATTTCCACTCCAAAATAACTTGAAACCCCATTAATGCCATGAAAAATAGAACGAATTGCCATTCTAGAATGACACTCGAACCCTTGGTAATACTGGATACTACAAATATAAAGATTATTATCGCTCTTCCCCATCGGTCAATTCTTTTACCGGGAGTTTCGGAGATGCTTTTTCTCTTTACACCCCAAAATTTATCTGTCATTTTTTCTACCGAAAATACTACTAATAATAAAATAATTAGAACCGTCAACAGCCTCAAAATTAACCCTCTCCATTTATCTTTATTAGTCACTGCTTCAAATACTATAACCATATAATTCGATATGGATGATAGAAACCCTTCTAAAGCTAACCTGTCCCTCTGTTCAAGGAGGCGCTCTCAATCTAAAATTGTACAGTAAAATGAATAGCAGCTTCCCTAAGCAATAATCTTTACGATAACAGCCTATTAATAAAAGGCTGCAGATTAGCGGGAGGGGAAATGGTAAAGATTAAGAAGTGACTCTTTTTCAATTGATTTATAAATATATATATATTTATACCCTTGACCTTAGACAATACTCCAATGTTATGGTGGTATTGGGAGAGTGGTTCATATGCAAATCAAAGATTTCTCTAAGAAATATAAGATTCAAACGGATACGATTCGTTATTATGAGAAAGAGCAGATATTGAAGCCTAAAAGGCGAGACAATGGGTATCGAGAATATGATGAAGATAGTGAAAAGCAGCTGCAGCTTATCATCGTATTAAAGCATTTGGGCTTCACAATTAAAGAGATTCAACAATTGCTCATATTAAAAGACAAACCAATATCAGCAGAATGTAACAATTCAACCGTATGGTTAATTGAGCAAAAGCTATCAAATATTGATGGGAAAATTCAGTTTTATGAACAAGCATCAAAGACATTGAAAAACGTTAAAGAGCTGATAAAAGAAGAAAAATATACAGAGAATAAAGAAGTGATTGAGGATTTGCTGTTTGAACTCTTCAAAAGCAGCGATAAGAGGAATTTATAATGACAGTTAAAAGAATCGTCCGTATCGAAAATGGAATTGCCTTTGCCATTTCTTTTTATATTTACGTGTACCTAAATTTCCCGGTTTGGCTGTTTTTTGTCCTTTTATTAGTTCCTGATATAACTATGATTGGTTATGCAATGAATAAAAAAATTGGCGCCATTGTTTATAATTTCGGACACAGTTTGATTGTACCGCTACTTTTCTTTATCAGTTACTTTTACTTTTCAAATGTTTATTTACTCATAATATCAATTATCTGGCTAGCACATATATTTATGGATAGATTATTGGGATTTGGATTGAAATATGAAGACACTTTTAACATAACACATATACAAAAATTGTAATGGAGCCATTATGCCACTAGAAAGTAAGCCGCTTCCTTTATGGAGGCGGCTTGTTTTACTTTCTCTACTGACTAGGAGCAGGTCACATTATACGGCAAGCCTTCTATAAGCATAGAGCTGCATCAAATTTGATTATGCTACCTTACCTTTTGTCCACCTGGCAGGATGACCCGTTTTCTGATTAATAGGTTCAATAAAGTATATCCCAATAAGGCTCCCGTGAAGGAACTGATCGTGAAGGCAGGGATGAGTCCGAAAATGGTCATTTCTTCTCCGAGGATTAAAACGGCTATGGGATAGGTCGCGATTGCCCCTAGTATGCCGGTGCCGATTACTTCGCCAAGGGCAGATAGCCCAATATTTTTTGTCTTGCTGTAAAGGATGGCTGCCAGGAAGGCGCCAATCATGCTTCCGGGATAGGCGAATAGGCTGCCCGTTCCGATTATATTCCTGATAGTGGAGGAGAGGAAGGCTTGCATAATGGCGTAGGCCGGGCCCAATAGGACAGCTGAAAGCAGGTTTACGAGATGCTGGATTGGGAATATCTTTGCGAATCCAATCGGGATGAAAATCAGGCTGCTGGATATACTCGTGATGGCTGCGAGTAAAGCGGTCATGGTCAGTTTTTTTGTCCGGTTCATGGTTTACACTCACCTTTCTTCGATTACGGTTTGTTAAATTAGCCCTTTAAACAATGAACGAATTTTTCCTCCAGCAATGTTCCTTTTCTTAAAACTTATTCGAATAGATGCTGATGATTTGCTCCCAAATCGGTTGAATGTGTGCGTGCAATCTTTCAGTAAACGTGTCCATGTAATTTCCTCCTCGTATACTATTGACGACCATATAAACAGCAGGGAGTGTAATTGCCGTATGGGTACTGAATGGAAGGGGAGACCAAAATAAAAACCACTCTCACAAATGGAAAGTGGTAAATGGTAGAAGTCATACTAGCTTCATCATTCCTACTTCCCTCCGCTAGTATGAACTAGATCAGGTTCAAAGGGTTCTTCTCAGCCATTGGCGCCCCTAGTAGATATACATATTTAGTTCATAGTCTTTTAACATCAGAAAACCCTGACCAATCAATTGGAAGGTCAGGATGAATGGAATACACGTCATCCCTCATAATTTCACCTTCCCTCCGCTAGCATGAACTAGGTCAGGTTCAAAGGGTTCGGAGGAAACGCCAGCTCCATCTCAGCCTTTTGCAAGACACCCCTAGTGCTGTTTATATGAATTATCTATTAGCTTACCAAAATTAGTAAGTAAATCAATCTATTTCGAAAAATAAATATCCTAACCCTTTGTTAAATAGATATATCACATGTGTCTGTTACTCCTTAGTCTAATAGGCAAGGACAATTTTTCTCAATAAATATTCGCTCTTTTGTTATAATTAAGACATTGATTCGAGAGGGGGCAGAATCCGTGAGTAAAAAAAGAATTCTAGCAAGCTTTTTATTTTTATTATTATTGGTTGCAGCAGGATGCAGAGATGATTCTGTTCAGCCAGAAAGCCGGCTGAAAGATTATGTGAAGCTGTGGAACGAGCAGAAATTTGATGATATGTATGCGGATTATCTTTCGGCTTCCACTAAGGAAACCTTTAAAAGTGAGGATTTCGTCGATCGGTATGAAAAAGTATATAGTGATCTTGGCATTACCGATTTAGAGGTGAAAACCAATTTTGAAGAGGAACAGGAGCACGAGGATAAAGAGCAGGTTACGCTTCCGATTCAGGTAAAGATGAACTCCATCGCTGGAGAAATCGAGTTTGATAAGGAAGTAGAATTAAAGAAAGAAACGCGTGATGAAGAAGAGAACTGGTATATCGACTGGGATACGACCTTTATTTTCCCGGACTTGCAGAAAGATGAGAAGATAGGTATTGGCTCCACAAAAGCGCAGAGGGGCGAGATTTTTGACCGTAATGGAAAGGGTCTTGCCATCAATGGAACAGCCCAGCAGGTCGGAATCGTCCCAGAACAATTTGATGAGTCGAAAAAAGATGAGGTCGCGAAAATACTTGATAACTCGACTGAATACATCGATAAGCAGTTGAATCAAAGCTGGGTGGAACCTGCCCTTTTCGTACCCATCCAAAAAATTGCCAAGGACGATAAGGAACGAATTGAAAAGCTAAAAGCGATCGATGGTGTCCAGTTCCGAGAAACGGCGGTGCGGGAATATCCTTATAAGGAAAGTGCCGCTCATCTGACAGGCTATGTCGGAACGATTACCGCTGAAGAGCTTGAGAAGCATAAGGATAAGGGATACTCCGCAAGCAGTGTCATCGGGAAGCGGGGACTTGAGGAATTGTTAGAGCAAGAGCTTCGCGGCAAGGATGGCTATACCATTTATATTGACCGGGAAGAGCCTTCCATAATCGCAGAAACGGAGCCGGAGGATGGGCAAAGCGTCAAACTAATGATTGATGCCGATTTGCAGAAGACCGCCTTTTCCAACATGAAGGGCGTGGCCGGTACCTATTCAGCCGTCCACCCTGAAACAGGAGATGTGCTCGCGCTTGTGAGCTCGCCATCCTTTAATCCAAATGACTTTATCTTAGGAATGAGCTCTGATAACTATGCAAAGCTGGAGAAAGATGCGAAGCAGCCACTATTGAACCGCTTCTCCGCAGCATTCTCACCAGGGTCATCCATTAAGCCGCTTATAGCGATGATTGGTCTGAATGAAGGAACGCTTGACCCGAATAAAACAATCGACATATCTGGACTGAAATGGTCGAAGGGGGCGGAATGGGGCAATGCCTCCATCACACGCGTAACCGACCCGAAAAGACCGGTTGACCTGGAAGCAGCCCTGCAGTATTCAGATAATATTTATTTCGCCCAAACGGCCCTGGCCATTGGTGAAGAGAAAATGATCAGCGGCTTGAAAGAATTGGGCATAGGGGAGAAAGAGTTCCCGCTTGAATACCCAGTAAGAGCTTCACAGGTTTCAAATGACGGGAAGCTGACAGACAGCAAGCTTCTGGCTGACACCGGATATGGGCAAGGAGAGGTGCTGATGAGCCTTGTTCACCTTGCATCCTTGTATGGAG contains:
- a CDS encoding VOC family protein is translated as MIFEVTYQVRVTDISIGQRWYEIFLNKTPDFIPHEGFAEWELIPGCWLQVAEGTPSGGSGPLRIGVKDIMYEKERLCRELKVDHFEIFSRPGVPVRWGSFTDPWGNGIGLFEYINKSKERERITTILGNREYF
- a CDS encoding stage III sporulation protein AH — protein: MINKNVKGKRYKQLIDLLLRNCDCFAFVADRQLMEFEKEYHAYMENVITDMEEHLIERRIQKEWETTRLSEDTAYVYYFKMNNATRQFLKDQCHSLFDWISPERPEDLMFYHKDKCILAVCSHEKYYLVEESVWDSFRLFS
- a CDS encoding DUF4181 domain-containing protein — translated: MVIVFEAVTNKDKWRGLILRLLTVLIILLLVVFSVEKMTDKFWGVKRKSISETPGKRIDRWGRAIIIFIFVVSSITKGSSVILEWQFVLFFMALMGFQVILEWKYLKKSKQYISSLISSMIICPIILLVIHFYS
- a CDS encoding MerR family transcriptional regulator, whose amino-acid sequence is MQIKDFSKKYKIQTDTIRYYEKEQILKPKRRDNGYREYDEDSEKQLQLIIVLKHLGFTIKEIQQLLILKDKPISAECNNSTVWLIEQKLSNIDGKIQFYEQASKTLKNVKELIKEEKYTENKEVIEDLLFELFKSSDKRNL
- a CDS encoding DUF4260 domain-containing protein — encoded protein: MTVKRIVRIENGIAFAISFYIYVYLNFPVWLFFVLLLVPDITMIGYAMNKKIGAIVYNFGHSLIVPLLFFISYFYFSNVYLLIISIIWLAHIFMDRLLGFGLKYEDTFNITHIQKL
- the thiW gene encoding energy coupling factor transporter S component ThiW encodes the protein MNRTKKLTMTALLAAITSISSSLIFIPIGFAKIFPIQHLVNLLSAVLLGPAYAIMQAFLSSTIRNIIGTGSLFAYPGSMIGAFLAAILYSKTKNIGLSALGEVIGTGILGAIATYPIAVLILGEEMTIFGLIPAFTISSFTGALLGYTLLNLLIRKRVILPGGQKVR
- a CDS encoding penicillin-binding transpeptidase domain-containing protein produces the protein MSKKRILASFLFLLLLVAAGCRDDSVQPESRLKDYVKLWNEQKFDDMYADYLSASTKETFKSEDFVDRYEKVYSDLGITDLEVKTNFEEEQEHEDKEQVTLPIQVKMNSIAGEIEFDKEVELKKETRDEEENWYIDWDTTFIFPDLQKDEKIGIGSTKAQRGEIFDRNGKGLAINGTAQQVGIVPEQFDESKKDEVAKILDNSTEYIDKQLNQSWVEPALFVPIQKIAKDDKERIEKLKAIDGVQFRETAVREYPYKESAAHLTGYVGTITAEELEKHKDKGYSASSVIGKRGLEELLEQELRGKDGYTIYIDREEPSIIAETEPEDGQSVKLMIDADLQKTAFSNMKGVAGTYSAVHPETGDVLALVSSPSFNPNDFILGMSSDNYAKLEKDAKQPLLNRFSAAFSPGSSIKPLIAMIGLNEGTLDPNKTIDISGLKWSKGAEWGNASITRVTDPKRPVDLEAALQYSDNIYFAQTALAIGEEKMISGLKELGIGEKEFPLEYPVRASQVSNDGKLTDSKLLADTGYGQGEVLMSLVHLASLYGGIVQDGTLMKPRLLETTEAAVWKDSITSSENAAILKKDMRKVVTDGTATAAKSDKYALAGKTGTAELKKSQDEKGQENGLFVAYDQNNPNVVMSILVENVQDEGGGKAVQKMILNTFEKWDAKGLK